AGCGCCAGGGCGACTGGCACGGCCCCGAGCGGGTCCAGCTCTGGTGTACGATCGGCGACGAGTCAGAGCGCGAGGCCTACGAGCGCCGCGAGTACATCCCGATGCACCTCGATACGGACCACGTGGACGCCGAGGCGGTGACCGTGATCAAGGCGAAGGGCGACATGGCCGTATAAACCGCCACCTTTTGCCGCGGTCGCGTGCGCGCGTCACGCATCCGCGGTCGCGCGCCGGCTCCCTGGCAAAAGCTGGACCAAAAGCCTTCGTCACCCCCTCACTTCGTTCGGGGGTTCCTCGGCCCGCT
The Halomarina pelagica DNA segment above includes these coding regions:
- a CDS encoding HAH_0734 family protein, which translates into the protein MKNLIINGDPGIRKDAVIEHDGEEVVCFSVKRQGDWHGPERVQLWCTIGDESEREAYERREYIPMHLDTDHVDAEAVTVIKAKGDMAV